In Humulus lupulus chromosome 6, drHumLupu1.1, whole genome shotgun sequence, a single genomic region encodes these proteins:
- the LOC133783542 gene encoding probable ribosome biogenesis protein RLP24 — MKRNPRKVKWTKSYRALRGKDMTQDSTFEFERKRNRPERYDRNVFNNTLNAMKKIHKVRAEREVKHIAKRMQGKKQKELQEAQKELEQSIYMVKAPSVLKEDQSLTLPKLKVKVSQKQAAAQQMEE; from the exons ATGAAGAGGAATCCTCGTAAAGTAAAGTGGACTAAATCCTACAGGGCATTACGGGGAAAGGATATGACACAG GACTCAACCTTTGAGTTTGAAAGGAAGCGAAATAGGCCAGAGAGATACGATAGGAATGTATTTAACAACACCTTGAATGCTATGAAGAAAATTCACAAGGTTAGAGCTGAAAGGGAGGTTAAACATATAGCCAAAAG GATGCAAGGGAAGAAACAAAAGGAACTGCAGGAGGCACAGAAGGAACTGGAGCAAAGCATCTACATGGTCAAGGCCCCATCTGTGCTCAAAGAAGACCAATCTCTCACACTGCCCAAGCTCAAAGTCAAGGTCAGCCAAAAACAAGCAGCGGCTCAACAAATGGAAGAATAA